The Meiothermus sp. genome segment GCAAACTCTCGCTGCCGGCGGCCCTGGGGGTGGTGCAGCCGTTGGCCCAGCTGGTGTACTTCCTCGAGCTCAAGGGCTTGGCACTGGTAGACCTCGAGCCCCAGGCGCTCTGCCAGACCAACCAGGGGCTGCGGCTGGCCTTGCCGCCACGGCTGGCCCGCTTGGGCGAGCCAGCGCCCCAGGTCTGGCGGCAGGGCTACACCCCCCCCGAGGTTCTGGCCGAAGCAACCGTGAGCAGCAAGACCGGGGTGTACCTGCTGGGGGCTTTGTTGTTCGAACTTCTCACCGGCACGGCGCTGCCGGTGGAGGGGCCCAGCGAGTTGCTGCTCTCGAGCATCCCCATCCCGGGCGTGCCCCAGGCGCTGGCCCAGATGCTGGCCCCCCCCGGGGAGCGGGCAACCCCCAAGCAGGCTTTGGCCCTGCTCAAAAAGCTTTCGCACCCCAGCGAGGTGGAGGTGGTGCTCGAGCTCGGCGAGGCCACCAGCGTGGGCCTTAATCCCAGCCGCCATTACAACCAGGATGCCTATGCCTACCGCCTCGAGCGCGTCCAGTCGGAGTTTGGTCGCACCCTCTTACTCCGCGCCTGCGTAAGTGACGGCATGGGCGGCATGGCCGCCGGCGAGCGGGCCAGCCAGGCCGCCGTCGAGACCTTCATTGCGGGCCACCCGCCCCATCCCATTGACGACCCCCAGGCCCAGTCCGACTGGGGGGTGCGGCTGGTCTGGGCTGCCAATCAGGCCGTGCTCGAGACCCTGGCGGGCCTGGACGGGGGCTGCACCCTGAGCGGGGTGATGCTCTGGGGAGCCCGCTACACCGTGGCCCACGTGGGTGATACCCGCGTTTATCTCTGGCGTCAGGGCCAGCTCCAGCAGCTTACCCGCGACCATTCGTTGGTAGCCGCCCTGGTGGCCAGCCAGATGATTACCCGTGAGGAGGCCATGCGGCACCCCGACCGCAACCAGGTTTTGCGTTCGCTGGGCAACCTGCGCCAGCCGCAGGGGGGCTATGTGGAAACCCTCGAGGCCACCACCGGGCAGGTTTCAGGGGTGCTCGAGCCCGGCGAAGCCCTGGTGCTTGTCTCCGATGGGGTCTGGGGCGAGGTAACCGAGGCCCAAATGGCCGAGATTTTGAGTCAGGCAGGTAGCTTCCAGGCCGCCGCCGAAGCCCTGGTGCAGCAAGCGCTGGCCGCAGGCGCCCCCGACAACGCCACCGCGCTCATCGTCTGCCGCCGGGCTTAGTCCGATTTGAGATGAGACCCACCCCCCGCACCTTTGCCCTCCTGGGTGCTGCCGGCGCACTGCTGGGCGGCCTCCTGGGGGAGTTGCTGATTCCCCGGCCCAACCCCCAGGCAGCCACTTCCCAGCCAGCAGCCATTGCTCTGGTAATCGATGCCTCGGGCAGCATGAACGAGCAGAACAAACTGGCCGAGGTCAAGCGGGCCGCGCGGGACTTTGTGCTCCGGCAAGACCTGCAGGTCACCCAAATTGCGGTGGTGGGTTTTGGCAGCCAGGCCCACCTGGAAAGCCCCCTTTCCAGCAACCGGCAAGCTTTGCTCGAGGCCCTCGAGCGCATTCAGGACGGGGGCGGCACCATGATGGCGGAGGGCTTGCAGGCCGGGCAGGAAGCCCTAGGCCAGACCGAGGTGGTATCCCGTAGCATCCTGCTCTTTACCGACGGGGTTCCGGGCAGCACCCTCATGCCCGAGTCGGTGGCCCGTCGCCTGGCGCTGGGGGTGGCCGAGCAGATTCGGGCTCAGGGCATCCAGCTGGTAGCGGTGGGCACCGAAGACGCCAATTTGCGCTTCCTGGCCGAACTCACGGGCTCGCGCGAGTTGGTTTTTTCCACCACCTCCGGGCAGTTCGACCAGGCCTTTCGCCAGGCCGAGCAGGCCATCCAGCAACTTTTTGGGAACCGCGCCCCCATCGGTGCAGGCCGGGCTTTGCAAGAAGCCTTTTTGTGGGGGGGCCTGGTGGCTTTGGGGCTGGGGCTGGTGTTGCTGGTGGGCCAGAACATCCTGACCCTGCGCGGGCGCTGGTTCCGCGATCTGAGCTGGGTGCCCTTTGGCGCTGCCCTGCTGGGTGGGGCCTCGGCAGGGTTGGGACAGTTGCTCTTGGTGACCGGCAGTGGCCGGGGCCTGGGCTGGGCCATTCTGGGAGCCGGGGCCGGGCTTTTCCTGGGTCTGGCGGATCGCTCGAGGGCCAAAGCCCTGCGGGGCGCCCTGGGGGGCGCAGCAGGGGGTTTTCTGGGCGGCCTGGTGTTCGAGTGGCTGCTGGGCGGCAGCGGCACCCTGGCCCGGCTGGTGGGGTTCGCAGTCCTGGGAGCGGCCATCGGGCTGATGGTGCAATGGGCCCAACAAGCCTTCAAAGCAGCCTGGCTGATGGGCCTCACCACCGGCCCGTACGAGGGAAAGGAATATATTCTGGCCAAGCCGGTGGTCACGGTAGGCCGCTCCGATGCCAACGATATCGGTCTCTACCGCGAGCGCGATCTGCCGCTCAAGGCTGGTGTGCTGCGGCAGGAAAAGGGGCAGTGGGTCTGGGATGGCGCTACCATTCTGGTCAACGGGCAGGGCACCTCCCGGCAGGCATTGCAACCAGGCGACCGGCTGGGCTTCGGGGCTACCGAGTTTTTGTTCCAGGTGCGTGGGGCCCTGCCGCCCGAAGCCAAAGAAGCCTGGGTTTTGCATGGCGACCAGGGCTCGTATCCCCTGCCCTTCCCGCTCCAACGAGCGGTCATCGGCTCGGCCCCAAGTTGCCAGGTACAGGTGCCTGGCATTGCCGACCAGCACGTCGAGATTCGTCTGGGCCACGAGGGGTTGAAGCTTGTGGTGCGGGCCACGCCCACCCAGCTCAACGGGCAAAGCCTAAGAGCAGGTCAGCAACTACCCCTCAAGGCGGGGGATTTGCTCGAGCTTGGCACGCAAGAACTGGCCCTGGCCCGGCAGCGCAACCTGCCTGAATCTGGGTGATAGCTCTGTGCACCGTTTTCGGAGGTGACCCATGTTCGACGGCTTCGAAAGTCTGGATGTCCAGACCTCCACCGTGCGCATTCACCTGGTCAAAGGCGGCAGCGGCCCCCCGGTGCTGCTGCTGCACGGCTACCCCCAGACCCATGCCATGTGGCACCGGGTGGCCCCCCTACTGGCGCAGCACTTCACGGTGGTGGCGTCCGACCTGCGCGGCTACGGCGATAGCGAGAAGCCGCCGGGCGACCCGGCCCATCAGCACTATAGCAAGCGCCAGATGGCCCAGGATCAGGTCGAGGTGATGCGGGCCCTGGGCTTTGAGCGGTTCTTCGTAGTGGGTCACGACCGGGGCGGGCGGGTGGGCCACCGCATGGCCCTCGATTACCCCGAGCAGGTGCTAAAGCTGGCCGTGCTGGACATTGCTCCCACGCCCTACGTGTTTGCCCACCTAAGCCGCGAGCTGGCCCTGGCCTACTACCACTGGTTTTTCCTGGCCCAGCCCCCTGGCTTCCCCGAGCGCCTGATTAGCTTCGACCCCATCGGGTTTTTGCACCAGAAGCTGGGCGGCTGGGGAACGGGCCTGGCAGCCTTTGCCCCCGAGGCCCTGGCCGAATACAAGCGTTGCTTCCGCGACCCCGCCACCATCCACGCCACCTGTGAGGACTACCGCGCAGCGGCCGGTATAGACCTAAAGCACCACGCCGCCGATAGCCACAAGGTGGCGTGCCCCTTGCTGGTGCTGTGGGGCGCAAAGGGCATAGTTCACCGTACCTGCGATCCCCTGGCGGCCTGGCGGGAATACGCCCTGGATGTGCAGGGAAAGGCCATTGAGGCGGGCCACTTCCTCTGCGAGGAAAACCCCACCGCTACCACCCAGGCTTTGCTGGAATTCCTCCGGGCGTAGCTGGCCCGGAAGGTCAACCAAAAGTGTCCACCAGACCAGCCCCGCCCCCTACCGCCAGGGGGTGAGGGCCTGCTCCAAACGTGCCAGCGTCCAGTCCAGCAGCACCGCCAGCAAGGCCACCGCCGCCGCCCCCTGCACCACATAGGCCAGGTTGCTCACAGCCAGCCCGGCGATGATCGGTACCCCCAGGCCTCCCCCGCCCACCAGCGGGGCCACGGTGGCAGTAGCCAGAATCAGCACCAGGCTGGTACGAATGCCTGCCAGTATCACCGGCAAAGCCAGCGGCAACTCCACCCGCCAGAGCATCTGCCAGCGGGCATACCCCATGCCCTTCGCGGCATCCAGCACATCGTGGGGCAGTGAAGTGAGCCCTTCTAGACCATTGCGCACTACGGGCAGCAGGCCATACAAGAACAATGCCAGCACCGCTCCAGAAGAGCCAAAGCCAAAAAACGGCAGGGCCAGCACCAGCACCGCCACCGGGGGGAAGGTCTGCCCCACGGCCACCAGGTTCTCGAGCAAGGGGCGGAAGGCCGCCCCCGCGGGCCGGGTAACCAGCACCACCAGCGGCAAACCCACCAGTACCACCAGCGCACCCGCGCCAAAGGTGATGGCCAGGTGCTGCAAAGTGAGGTTCAGCAGGGTCTCGCGCTCGAAAAGGGGGCCCTGGGCACTGGGAAATAGAAGGGAAAAAAGAACCTTCCAGATAGATTGCTGGGCCAATAAGAAAAGTACCAGCCCCCACCCCAACAAAGGGAGCCAGAGCGGGTGGGCCGGTTTGCGGAGGACTCTGCGAACTATGCTTCCTCCTCCGAGACCGCAGCCAGCAGGGTCTCTAGCCGCACCAGACCGACCAGCCTGCCCGTTGCGTCGCTCACCCCCAGGGTGCGAAGGCCGCTCGCAAGCAGGGTCGCAAACGCTTCACGGGCACTGGCCGAATGAGGAATGGATACCGATGGACGGTGCGAGTCCAGCGGCTCAATCAGCCCATCTAAAGGAATTCGCGAAAGGCGCAAAAGGGTGCGCGAGGGCCCCAGAAAGCTCTGAACGAAGGAGGTTTTGGGACGCCGCAAAAGCACTTCGGGGGGGTCGTACTGTTCAATACGCCCCCCGTTCATCAAGCAGATGCGATCCGAGATTTTGACCGCTTCCTCGAGGTCATGGGTGACAAACAGCACGGTCTTTCTGAGTTCGCTTTGCAGCTTCAAAAACTCGTCCTGCAAGCGTTCGCGCGTGGGGGGGTCTACCGCACCAAAGGGCTCGTCCATTAGCAGCACCGGCGGGTCGGCGGCCAGGGCCCGGGCCAGGCCCACCCGCTGGGCCTGGCCACCCGAAAGCTCGCGCGGGTAGCGGCCTGCAAAGGTCTGGGGTTCCAGACCCACCAGGGCCAGCATCTCTTTGGCTCGAGCCTCGCGTTTTTCCTTTTTCCAGCCCAAAAGGCGCGGTACTACCATCACGTTCTCCAGCACACTCATATGCGGGAACAGCCCGATGCTCTGGATTACGTAGCCCATGCCCCGCCGGAGTTCCACCTCGTCCAGTCCGCGCACGTCCCGATTGTCCACAAACACCGTGCCCTCGGTCGGTTCAACCAGGCGGTTGACCGTGCGCAGCAGGGTGGTTTTGCCGCACCCCGACGGCCCCAGCAAGGTGACGAGTTGCCCCTGGGCGACCTCGAGGCTCACACCCCCCAGCGCCTCGAAGTCCCCGTAGCGCTTGACGACATTCTCAAAGCGGATCATAGGGTTGGGGCAGAGGGGTCAGGGATGAGGGGTTTTGGCCAGTTGGACAATCAGCGCCCGGAGCATCTTCTTTATTTGTGTACAAGATTGCATTAGTCGCCAGGTCTGCCCTTTCTCCATCAAGCCCAATCGCTCCGATAGTCCGATAGTAAGATATGCGCTTTCAGTTCGCATGACGAGCCATGGGCAATCCACAAAAATTGTACATACCCCTTTCTCGACCCACGCTCATGTCCTTCCGCTATGTTGGCCGGAATGGAAGCGCACGAGCGGTTGATCTGCAATGCCAAGCCACACAGTTCCTTCGTGGAGAACGACGCCGTCAAGTTGTAGCGCTGCACTGCCAAATCCATGCTTCGTTACCAAACTATCAGATCCTGGTAGGTCTTAATCAAAATCTGCATTCTTTCTAAACACTCCTTTTCCCATCAACTGTCGCCGCGCCCCTGACCCCTAACCTCTATATTCCCATCCTCCGCCTAAAGACCCCACCCACAAACCGCAGCACTGCGTCCACCAGCAGGGCCAGAAGGATAATCGGAATCGCCCCCAGCAGCACCATGTCGGGTGCGCCCCCTTCTACCCCGCGCAGGATGAAAAAACCCAGCCCTCCCGCGCCAATCAGGGCCGCGACGGTGGCGATGCCGATGGTCAGGGCAGCGGCACCACGCATACCCTCGAGCATCAACGGCAAGGCCAACGGCAGCTCGACCCGCCAGAAGAGCTGTGCCGGGCTCATACCCATGCCGCGTCCGGCGTCTTTGACTGCCTCGGGCACCCCGCGCAGGCCGGTATAGACGTTGAGCACCACCGGTAAGAGCGCATACAGGGTCAGGGCCAGCACAGCGGGGGCCGCCCCAATACCCCGAATCCCCGAGGCCTGCAGGGGGGCCTGGAAGGCAATCCGTAGCGGGTCGGGCCCCAGGAGGCTGTGGAGCCAGGCCCCCGCCATCACCAGGGCCAAAAGACCCAGCGGCAGCATGAGCAAAACCGCCAACCCCCCCGAAACCGCCCACAGCAAGCGAAAAGCAAACACCCCCACCACCAGCAGGGCCAGGGCGGTCTCGAGGCGCAGGGTTTGCGAAACCTGGGCCAGCAGCGGCAGGAGCAGGCCAAAAAGCGCCAGCGAGGGAATGGTCTGCAAAAACCCCATCACCCCCAGCACCCAGCCAAAGCGGGGGCTGCTGGCAGCCAGCACCCCAAGCGGCACCCCCACCCCAACGGCCAGCAGCACCGCGCTACCCGAGAGCGAAAGATGGCGCCATAGCTCGGTGGCAAACTGCTCACGCCAGGATCGCCACTCCACCACAGGCCCCAGTTGATCGAAGGCCCCAAGCCCAATCAGCAGCGCCAAGGCGAGCGGGGCCGTGAGCACCGCCCAGCCGCGCCCCTCGCGGTAGACTGCAAAGTAGCCCACATACAGCGCCAGCAGGGAGAGCCACAGGCCCCCCGCGGCAGAGACTCGAGCGCTCTCGGGCTGGTTGCTCAATAAATATGCTGCACCCTGTCCGACCAGCAAACCCCAGACCAGCAGGGCCATTCCCAGCAGCAACCCCCGCCAGAACCCCCGGACAAAGGCAATCAACAACCACAGCCCCAGCAACAGCAGGCCCCAGGAACCCGGCCAGCCCCACACGCCAACAGCTTCACCGGCGGCAATACGGCTTGCCTTAAGCTCGAGCCAGGGCAGCCCCAGGGCCACTAGCCCCAGCCCGACAGCCAGCAGGGCCACCGGGTGGGGGTTCAGGATTGTCCGCCGGGTCTCACCCTGAGCCCTGGGCCCTGGGCTCACCGCTCTCACCGGATAAAGTTCTTGGAGCGCAGGTAGGCCCGCGCCACCTCGGCGGGGTTTTTACCGTTCACCGCCACTTCCGCGTTGAGCTGGGAAAGCGCGGCTTCGCCCAGGCTGGCAAAGACCGGGTTAACTAGGGCGGCGAGTTCGGGAAAGCGGTCGAAAACGGCCTTGCGCACCGTGATGGCTGGCTGGTACACCGCCACCGCTCCCCTGGGGTCGGTCAGGGCCACCAGGCCCAGGGCCGCAATGCCGCCATCGGTGCCATAGGCCATGGCCGCATTCACCCCGCCCGTACCCCGGGCTGCCGCCTGCTGGGTCTGGGTGGTGTTGCCGCCGGGCAAGATTACCAGTTGCTCGGGCTTCATCTTGAAGCCGTAGACCTTCTCGAAGGCCTTGAGGGCATCGTCGCGGTCCACAAACTCCTGGCTGGCCGCCAGCCGCACCTGCGCCCCACCGTTCACCCAGCGGGCAAAGTCGGCCATGGTGCGGAGGTTATTTTGCTGGGCCAAAGCCTGCGGCACCGCAATGGCCCAGGTGTTGTTGGCCGGGGCCGGATTCAGCCAGACGATGTTGTTTTTGGCGTCGAGTTCTTTGGCCTTGGCAAAGCCTTTGGCCGCATCGCGGGTTACGGCCTGGGCGCTGGGATCATCCTTGAAAAACACCCCCAGGGCCGTACCGGTGTACTCGGGGTAGAGGTCTATCTCGCCGGAAAGCAGGGCCTTGCGCACCACATCGGTGGTGCCGGTGCTGCAACGGTCGTTCACCCGGAAGCCGTTGGCCTCGAGTAAAATCTTGACCATCTGACACAGCACTGCACCCTCGGTATCAATCTTGGAGCCCACCGTAACAGGGCCTTTCTGTGCCAGGGCCAGGCCCAGAAGCAGCGAAAGCAGGAAAGCCAATACATTCTTCATACCTCTCTCCTTTCCACAACGCCCTACGTTGCAACCATAACACACCCTGCAAGGCATTGTGTTCGCTGGCTTACCTAGCCCATGCTCAGCAGAACCGGTTCAAATGGGCAGCAAACGCACGGTAGCCAGGCGGCCCTTGCAGTAAAAACTAAGCATGTCAGGGTTGCCTGCCATGCGGGCCATGGTGCTGGAAACGGTGCATCAACCGTTGCGGCAGCAGCAACTAGCGGTACCCCAACCCCTGGGCCGCCAGATCCTGCTCCGGGTGCGGGCCTGTGGGGTCTGCCGCACCGATTTGCACATCTACGAGGGCGACCTGAAGGAACCCAAGTTACCGTTGGTACTGGGCCACGAGGTGGTGGGCGAGGTGGTAGCGCTGGGGCCACAGGCACAGCGCTTCCGAGTAGGCCAGCGGGTGGGGGTGCCCTGGCTGGGCTCTACCTGCGGCACGTGCCGCTACTGCCGGCGGGGCCAGGAAAACCTGTGCGAACAGGCCCGCTTCACCGGCTACACCCTGGACGGGGGTTACGCCGAATACACCCTGGCCCACGAGGACTACTGCTTCGCGCTGCCCGAGGGATATGGCGACCTCGAGGCTGCCCCCTTGCTTTGTGCGGGTCTGATTGGCTACCGGGCCTACCGGCTGGCCGGCGAGGGGGTCGAACGGCTCGGCCTTTATGGCTTTGGCGCGTCAGCCCACCTGCTTGCCCAAGTTGCTGTCTTCCAGGGAAAAGAGGTGTATGCCTTTACCCGACCCGGCGACACGGCGGCTCAGCAACTGGCGTTGCGATTGGGGGCGGTCTGGGCGGGAGGCTCCGACCAGCTTCCGCCCAAGCTCCTGGACGCAGCCCTGATTTTCGCCCCGGTAGGGGCCCTGGTGCCCCAGGCCCTGCGGGCTACCACCCGGGGCGGGGTGGTGGTGTGTGGGGGCATCCACATGAGCGAGATTCCCGCCTTTCCGTACAGCCTGCTCTGGGAAGAACGCGTGGTGCGCTCGGTGGCTAACCTCACCCGCCAGGATGGCGAGGCGTTCCTGGCTTTAGCCCAGGCCGCCGGGGTGCGGCCAGAGGTGATGCCTTTTGCCCTGGAGGAAGCCAACCAGGCCCTGATGGCCTTGAAAGAGGGGCGGGTGCACGGTGCGGCGGTGCTCCAGGTTAGCGCGGGGTGAAGAAGAAGGCAAAGCCCAGCAGGGCATAAACCCCCAGCAACAGCACCCCTTCCAGCCAGTGGCTTTCCCCATCGCGCACGACTGCGTTGGTCGCCAGAATCGAGGCCGCCAGGGCGGCAAGTTCCAGGGGGTTCTGAAACACCAGATCCATCGGGCGGCCCGCAAAATAGCCCACGATCACCAGAATGGGCGCGACCAGCAGGGCAATCTGCAAAGAAGAACCCACGGCAATCTGTACGGCCAGGTCCATCTTGTTTTTCATGGCGAATACCACCGCCGCGAAATGCTCGGCGGCATTGCCCACCAGCGGAATCAGGATGATGCCCACAAAAAACTCCGAGAGGCCCAGCACCTTGGTGGCCTCTTCCAGGCTGCCCACCAGAAACTCGGCCATTACCGCCACCCCCACCGTGGCGGCGGCCAGCACCCCCACCGCGGTGGCCACACTCCAGCTGGCCTCGTGGTGCCCCTCATCGGAAAGGCCCGAGACCAGGTCTTTGTGGGTGCGCAGGGAAAAATAGATGTTGGACAGGTAAATCAGAATCAGCACCCCTGCCGTGGCCAGGCTGAACATCTGGTCGGGCAGGGCGGGATTTGGCACCTTGAAAAAGTTGCGCTCGGCGATGTCGAAAAAGGCCGGCAGCATGAAGGCAATCAGGGTGAGGGTCAGGAGTGAGGCCATCAGGCCCGCGGCCTGGGCATTGAAGCGCTGGGTGCTGTAGCGCAGGCCACCCATGAATATGGAAAGCCCCAGCACCAGAAGCAGGTTGGACAGAATGGAGCCGGTGATGCTGGCCTTCACCACCTCGATCTTGCCAGCCAGCAGGGCCACCAGCGCAATGATGAGCTCGGCGGCATTCCCAAAGGTGGCGTTGAGCAAGCCCCCTACGGTGCTACCTGCGCGGGCCGCCAGTTCCTCGGTTGCGCGGCCCATGAAACCCGCCAGCGGCAGCAGGGCCAGGGCCGAAACCAGGAATATCCACACCGCCGGGGCATGTAGCACTTCCAGCGCAATCGCCAAGGGCACAAAACCCAGCAAAATATAGTTCCACATGGTCTATCCCCCCAGCCACTTCTCCATAAAAATAAGCTCATCGCGGCGGTAACCCAGCCGCTCGAAAAAATCCTGTGCCCCACTGTAGGAAGGCTCCACCAGCAGGTTCAGCTTCTGGCAACCCTTGGCCCGAAGGCGGGCCTCGAGCTCCTCCATCATCCGCTTGCCCCAGCCCTGCCCCTGCCCAAAGGGGTGGATGGCCATGTGGTACAGCCAGCCCCGGCGTCCGTCGTAGCCTGCGAGCAAGGCCCCCAGAATCTGGCCGTCTTCCTCCACCACCAAAAACAGGTCGGGGTCGCGCTCGAGCTTCTTCTGCAAGCCCTCAAAGCTATCCGAGGGGTTGAGCTCCAGGCCCGCGTCTTGCCAGAGGGCCATCACGCTGGAGTAGTCGGCCATGCGAAACTCACGGATGGGCATGATGCCATTAGCCTAGCGCATAGCCCTGTCTAAACGAAAGGGTAACCAGGATTTCCGGTAAGTTCTTATACCAGATTCGGTTAGTTCGTCACCATTCGGTGACGAACTAACCCGACCGAAGGGAGTGCTCTAGGATTCAAAAAGACAGCCTCTGGTGTTTTTGGTTTTGTAAACTGTCTTTTTGAATCCGATATTACGGCTTTTGGGGGAAAAACGCCTGGGCCATCTGGGCCATAGGGGCTAGCTCATGGTGCTGCTCGGCCATCACTCGGACAGCGGTACTCAGACTTTGGCCCTTGGCTTCGGCCTCGTGGGCCCGCTGGCTCCACTGCTGCCACTGCTGCTCGGCCTGGCGGGCGCGCAGCTCGGCGCTCTCGGCCCGCTGGCGGTGCACCTCCCGCCCAAAAAAATACCCCGCCGCCGCAAAAGCAATGGCCTCCACCCCGGCAAAAAGGTAGAGGGCACGGTTCCAGGTGGTCTCGCTCGAGTCCAGCAGGCTCAACATGTACACCACCAAAACCGCAAACCCCACCAACACCGCCGCCCCTATCCAGAGGGTGGCCCGCTCCCTAACCTGGGTCGGTTTGTCTTCGGTCATAAATCCTCCCATTTGCTCCAAAATCGCCGCGCTAACCGCCTACCGTGCAGTGGATGCAGGAACTATGCGTTGGGGGCATTGCGCCAAATGCTAAGGGGTCTGGTAACCAGGAACTCGGCATGCACCACTGTCTCTTCAAATGAGCCGCACATCGCATTTTTGGGCAATCAACGTGCTTCAAAACGTACCACAAAACAAGTTACCGCTGCACT includes the following:
- a CDS encoding PP2C family serine/threonine-protein phosphatase, giving the protein MPDERSGSEQGTPRAYDAEDIQEVGRAEEEGMGPPSSQPPPASEVPLDTLDLQEIAQAEAEGMTHADMGLPPEEELADPAKEAPLSGLEGDYLEETVLPSTVENYALTPGSTHTWGSLTLQVESPYRASWMWATEGGQRLLVGPKQDGRLLAGLDNHRLLPRLIYAGPEGMAVEAVEGEPIGRKLSLPAALGVVQPLAQLVYFLELKGLALVDLEPQALCQTNQGLRLALPPRLARLGEPAPQVWRQGYTPPEVLAEATVSSKTGVYLLGALLFELLTGTALPVEGPSELLLSSIPIPGVPQALAQMLAPPGERATPKQALALLKKLSHPSEVEVVLELGEATSVGLNPSRHYNQDAYAYRLERVQSEFGRTLLLRACVSDGMGGMAAGERASQAAVETFIAGHPPHPIDDPQAQSDWGVRLVWAANQAVLETLAGLDGGCTLSGVMLWGARYTVAHVGDTRVYLWRQGQLQQLTRDHSLVAALVASQMITREEAMRHPDRNQVLRSLGNLRQPQGGYVETLEATTGQVSGVLEPGEALVLVSDGVWGEVTEAQMAEILSQAGSFQAAAEALVQQALAAGAPDNATALIVCRRA
- a CDS encoding VWA domain-containing protein, translated to MRPTPRTFALLGAAGALLGGLLGELLIPRPNPQAATSQPAAIALVIDASGSMNEQNKLAEVKRAARDFVLRQDLQVTQIAVVGFGSQAHLESPLSSNRQALLEALERIQDGGGTMMAEGLQAGQEALGQTEVVSRSILLFTDGVPGSTLMPESVARRLALGVAEQIRAQGIQLVAVGTEDANLRFLAELTGSRELVFSTTSGQFDQAFRQAEQAIQQLFGNRAPIGAGRALQEAFLWGGLVALGLGLVLLVGQNILTLRGRWFRDLSWVPFGAALLGGASAGLGQLLLVTGSGRGLGWAILGAGAGLFLGLADRSRAKALRGALGGAAGGFLGGLVFEWLLGGSGTLARLVGFAVLGAAIGLMVQWAQQAFKAAWLMGLTTGPYEGKEYILAKPVVTVGRSDANDIGLYRERDLPLKAGVLRQEKGQWVWDGATILVNGQGTSRQALQPGDRLGFGATEFLFQVRGALPPEAKEAWVLHGDQGSYPLPFPLQRAVIGSAPSCQVQVPGIADQHVEIRLGHEGLKLVVRATPTQLNGQSLRAGQQLPLKAGDLLELGTQELALARQRNLPESG
- a CDS encoding alpha/beta fold hydrolase, whose amino-acid sequence is MFDGFESLDVQTSTVRIHLVKGGSGPPVLLLHGYPQTHAMWHRVAPLLAQHFTVVASDLRGYGDSEKPPGDPAHQHYSKRQMAQDQVEVMRALGFERFFVVGHDRGGRVGHRMALDYPEQVLKLAVLDIAPTPYVFAHLSRELALAYYHWFFLAQPPGFPERLISFDPIGFLHQKLGGWGTGLAAFAPEALAEYKRCFRDPATIHATCEDYRAAAGIDLKHHAADSHKVACPLLVLWGAKGIVHRTCDPLAAWREYALDVQGKAIEAGHFLCEENPTATTQALLEFLRA
- a CDS encoding ABC transporter permease; translated protein: MAQQSIWKVLFSLLFPSAQGPLFERETLLNLTLQHLAITFGAGALVVLVGLPLVVLVTRPAGAAFRPLLENLVAVGQTFPPVAVLVLALPFFGFGSSGAVLALFLYGLLPVVRNGLEGLTSLPHDVLDAAKGMGYARWQMLWRVELPLALPVILAGIRTSLVLILATATVAPLVGGGGLGVPIIAGLAVSNLAYVVQGAAAVALLAVLLDWTLARLEQALTPWR
- a CDS encoding ABC transporter ATP-binding protein, producing the protein MIRFENVVKRYGDFEALGGVSLEVAQGQLVTLLGPSGCGKTTLLRTVNRLVEPTEGTVFVDNRDVRGLDEVELRRGMGYVIQSIGLFPHMSVLENVMVVPRLLGWKKEKREARAKEMLALVGLEPQTFAGRYPRELSGGQAQRVGLARALAADPPVLLMDEPFGAVDPPTRERLQDEFLKLQSELRKTVLFVTHDLEEAVKISDRICLMNGGRIEQYDPPEVLLRRPKTSFVQSFLGPSRTLLRLSRIPLDGLIEPLDSHRPSVSIPHSASAREAFATLLASGLRTLGVSDATGRLVGLVRLETLLAAVSEEEA
- a CDS encoding four helix bundle protein, whose protein sequence is MDLAVQRYNLTASFSTKELCGLALQINRSCASIPANIAEGHERGSRKGYVQFLWIAHGSSCELKAHILLSDYRSDWA
- a CDS encoding ABC transporter permease; protein product: MRAVSPGPRAQGETRRTILNPHPVALLAVGLGLVALGLPWLELKASRIAAGEAVGVWGWPGSWGLLLLGLWLLIAFVRGFWRGLLLGMALLVWGLLVGQGAAYLLSNQPESARVSAAGGLWLSLLALYVGYFAVYREGRGWAVLTAPLALALLIGLGAFDQLGPVVEWRSWREQFATELWRHLSLSGSAVLLAVGVGVPLGVLAASSPRFGWVLGVMGFLQTIPSLALFGLLLPLLAQVSQTLRLETALALLVVGVFAFRLLWAVSGGLAVLLMLPLGLLALVMAGAWLHSLLGPDPLRIAFQAPLQASGIRGIGAAPAVLALTLYALLPVVLNVYTGLRGVPEAVKDAGRGMGMSPAQLFWRVELPLALPLMLEGMRGAAALTIGIATVAALIGAGGLGFFILRGVEGGAPDMVLLGAIPIILLALLVDAVLRFVGGVFRRRMGI
- a CDS encoding ABC transporter substrate-binding protein, translating into MKNVLAFLLSLLLGLALAQKGPVTVGSKIDTEGAVLCQMVKILLEANGFRVNDRCSTGTTDVVRKALLSGEIDLYPEYTGTALGVFFKDDPSAQAVTRDAAKGFAKAKELDAKNNIVWLNPAPANNTWAIAVPQALAQQNNLRTMADFARWVNGGAQVRLAASQEFVDRDDALKAFEKVYGFKMKPEQLVILPGGNTTQTQQAAARGTGGVNAAMAYGTDGGIAALGLVALTDPRGAVAVYQPAITVRKAVFDRFPELAALVNPVFASLGEAALSQLNAEVAVNGKNPAEVARAYLRSKNFIR
- a CDS encoding zinc-dependent alcohol dehydrogenase family protein is translated as MSGLPAMRAMVLETVHQPLRQQQLAVPQPLGRQILLRVRACGVCRTDLHIYEGDLKEPKLPLVLGHEVVGEVVALGPQAQRFRVGQRVGVPWLGSTCGTCRYCRRGQENLCEQARFTGYTLDGGYAEYTLAHEDYCFALPEGYGDLEAAPLLCAGLIGYRAYRLAGEGVERLGLYGFGASAHLLAQVAVFQGKEVYAFTRPGDTAAQQLALRLGAVWAGGSDQLPPKLLDAALIFAPVGALVPQALRATTRGGVVVCGGIHMSEIPAFPYSLLWEERVVRSVANLTRQDGEAFLALAQAAGVRPEVMPFALEEANQALMALKEGRVHGAAVLQVSAG
- the cax gene encoding calcium/proton exchanger; this translates as MWNYILLGFVPLAIALEVLHAPAVWIFLVSALALLPLAGFMGRATEELAARAGSTVGGLLNATFGNAAELIIALVALLAGKIEVVKASITGSILSNLLLVLGLSIFMGGLRYSTQRFNAQAAGLMASLLTLTLIAFMLPAFFDIAERNFFKVPNPALPDQMFSLATAGVLILIYLSNIYFSLRTHKDLVSGLSDEGHHEASWSVATAVGVLAAATVGVAVMAEFLVGSLEEATKVLGLSEFFVGIILIPLVGNAAEHFAAVVFAMKNKMDLAVQIAVGSSLQIALLVAPILVIVGYFAGRPMDLVFQNPLELAALAASILATNAVVRDGESHWLEGVLLLGVYALLGFAFFFTPR